In Acetobacteroides hydrogenigenes, a single window of DNA contains:
- a CDS encoding pentapeptide repeat-containing protein, whose amino-acid sequence MVYDDEIFSNVSFAEIGLDGVEYDSCRFENCDFSGVSFSGIELIDCHFVNCDFSLVKLDGTGLKNATFTGCKLIGVDFSVASNFLFAVSFADCMLDYSIFLKKNMKGTTFRNSSVKSAMFEECNLSNAILDSCNFANTLFVQNNLQQADFRTSTEYSFDLELNRVKGAKFAYPSALGLFSKYGIEIE is encoded by the coding sequence ATGGTGTATGACGATGAGATCTTTTCTAACGTAAGCTTTGCAGAAATTGGCTTAGATGGTGTTGAGTACGATAGTTGTCGTTTTGAAAATTGTGATTTTTCGGGAGTGTCGTTTAGTGGCATTGAACTTATTGATTGCCATTTCGTGAACTGCGATTTTAGTCTTGTAAAGTTGGATGGTACAGGCCTGAAAAATGCTACGTTCACAGGCTGTAAGCTTATTGGCGTTGACTTTTCTGTTGCTAGCAACTTCCTATTTGCTGTAAGCTTTGCAGATTGCATGCTTGACTATTCCATCTTCTTAAAAAAGAATATGAAGGGGACTACTTTTCGAAACTCTTCTGTAAAATCAGCTATGTTCGAGGAGTGCAACCTGTCTAATGCAATATTGGATAGCTGCAACTTTGCGAATACTTTGTTTGTGCAAAACAACCTTCAGCAGGCAGACTTTCGAACATCTACGGAATATTCTTTCGATCTTGAATTGAATAGGGTAAAAGGAGCAAAGTTTGCTTATCCTAGCGCATTAGGACTTTTCTCTAAGTATGGGATTGAGATAGAATAA
- a CDS encoding YwbE family protein produces the protein MDGRKRSDVRVGQLVNIVLKEHQRTGELTEGVVKDILTNSGTHPHGIKIRLETGEVGRIKEILENVED, from the coding sequence ATGGATGGAAGAAAGAGAAGCGATGTTAGAGTAGGGCAGCTGGTGAATATTGTGCTAAAGGAGCATCAACGTACGGGAGAGCTAACGGAAGGTGTTGTTAAGGACATACTAACCAATTCGGGTACGCATCCTCATGGCATAAAGATTCGATTGGAAACGGGCGAGGTAGGCCGAATTAAGGAAATACTGGAAAATGTTGAGGATTAA
- the pckA gene encoding phosphoenolpyruvate carboxykinase (ATP) — protein sequence MNMSIDLSKYGIKGNFEIVHNPSYEELYQAEIDSKNEGFEKGTVTTTGAVAVDTGIFTGRSPKDKFFVKDEITEKNMWWDGTINRPVSTEIWDHCKNLVTEQLGSSKKLYVVDVFCGTNADTRMKVRFIMEVAWQAHFVTNMFIRPSHYELANFGEPDFVFLNGSKATNPQWKEQGLHSDVFILFNLGQKMSVCGGTWYGGEMKKGIFSLMNFYLPLKGIASMHCSANVGEGGDVAIFFGLSGTGKTTLSADPKRYLIGDDEHGWDNHGIFNYEGGCYAKVINLSKENEPDIWRAIRRDALLENVVVKEDGTPDFADDSRTENTRVSYPIYHINKIVLPSRAGHAKKVIYLSADAFGVLPPVSILDEKQAQYHFLCGFTSKLAGTERGITEPVPSFSPAFGEAFLTLHPTVYAKVLADKMREHGAKAYLVNTGWNGTGKRISLKDTRAIIDAIIDGSIEKAETVHIPIMNLTAPKSLNGVSDILDPRSTYADVKEWEAKAVKLAGMYIKNFQQYCDNDAAIALIPSGPQLPK from the coding sequence ATGAATATGAGCATAGATTTAAGCAAGTATGGGATTAAGGGCAACTTTGAAATTGTTCATAACCCAAGTTACGAAGAGCTGTATCAAGCCGAAATCGATTCGAAAAACGAAGGCTTCGAAAAGGGTACGGTTACAACAACCGGAGCCGTTGCTGTAGATACCGGTATCTTTACAGGTCGTTCTCCTAAAGATAAATTCTTTGTTAAGGACGAAATTACAGAGAAGAACATGTGGTGGGATGGGACCATCAATCGTCCTGTAAGCACTGAGATTTGGGATCACTGCAAAAACCTGGTAACCGAACAGCTTGGATCTTCTAAGAAGCTATACGTAGTTGACGTATTCTGTGGTACAAATGCCGATACTCGTATGAAGGTGCGCTTTATCATGGAAGTTGCATGGCAAGCACACTTTGTAACCAACATGTTCATACGTCCTTCGCACTACGAATTGGCTAATTTCGGAGAACCCGATTTCGTATTCCTAAATGGTTCTAAAGCAACCAACCCACAATGGAAGGAGCAAGGGTTACACTCAGACGTATTCATACTCTTCAACCTTGGCCAAAAGATGTCGGTTTGTGGTGGTACCTGGTATGGTGGCGAAATGAAGAAGGGCATCTTCTCGTTGATGAACTTCTACCTGCCATTAAAGGGTATTGCGTCGATGCACTGCTCGGCCAACGTTGGCGAAGGTGGCGATGTTGCTATTTTCTTCGGTCTATCGGGAACTGGTAAGACTACCCTTTCTGCCGATCCAAAGCGCTACCTAATAGGAGACGACGAGCACGGCTGGGACAACCACGGTATTTTTAACTACGAAGGAGGTTGCTACGCTAAGGTTATCAACCTAAGCAAAGAAAACGAGCCTGATATCTGGAGAGCAATTCGTCGTGATGCGCTTCTTGAGAATGTTGTTGTTAAGGAAGATGGTACTCCAGATTTCGCTGATGACTCTAGAACAGAGAATACCCGCGTATCTTACCCAATCTACCACATCAACAAAATAGTTCTTCCATCGCGTGCCGGTCATGCAAAGAAGGTTATCTACCTTTCTGCTGATGCATTCGGAGTATTACCTCCAGTTTCTATACTTGACGAGAAACAAGCTCAATACCACTTCCTATGCGGCTTTACCTCAAAGCTTGCTGGTACCGAGCGTGGTATTACCGAGCCAGTACCTTCGTTCTCTCCAGCATTCGGAGAGGCGTTCCTTACCCTTCACCCAACCGTTTACGCTAAGGTACTTGCCGACAAGATGCGCGAGCACGGAGCTAAGGCATACTTGGTAAACACTGGATGGAATGGTACCGGAAAGCGAATCTCTTTAAAGGATACTCGTGCTATCATCGATGCTATTATTGATGGTTCTATCGAAAAGGCTGAAACCGTTCATATTCCAATTATGAACCTTACTGCGCCTAAGTCGCTTAATGGTGTATCTGATATTCTTGATCCTCGCAGTACCTATGCAGATGTTAAGGAGTGGGAAGCAAAAGCTGTTAAGCTTGCCGGTATGTACATCAAAAACTTCCAGCAGTACTGTGACAACGATGCGGCTATTGCGCTTATACCATCGGGACCACAGCTTCCAAAGTAA
- a CDS encoding carboxypeptidase-like regulatory domain-containing protein — translation MKHLFAQTFLLLALFGASAHDVSAMAGKYSVKGRVVDTDTKKPIEFASVVLIAVPDSTIKSSALTDPNGNYTFTNVAEGSYVVKAQIVGYSPNFSSRFASTPNTKVADIPIKSSAVIKEVMVTGKKPYIEKKADRTVLNIESSATASAESAYESTNCRIHPQSI, via the coding sequence ATGAAACATCTTTTCGCACAAACCTTCCTTCTCTTAGCTCTCTTTGGAGCATCAGCGCATGACGTATCGGCCATGGCCGGCAAGTATTCTGTAAAAGGCCGGGTAGTAGACACCGATACGAAAAAACCAATTGAGTTTGCCTCTGTGGTGCTCATCGCAGTACCCGACTCCACTATCAAAAGTTCAGCACTTACCGACCCGAATGGAAACTATACTTTTACCAACGTTGCCGAAGGCAGCTACGTGGTGAAGGCGCAAATTGTTGGCTACAGCCCAAACTTCTCGAGCAGGTTTGCCAGTACCCCCAACACCAAAGTTGCAGATATCCCTATTAAATCATCAGCAGTGATCAAAGAGGTTATGGTTACAGGCAAGAAGCCCTACATCGAGAAAAAGGCAGACAGGACGGTGCTAAACATCGAAAGCAGCGCAACTGCTTCAGCCGAATCGGCCTATGAAAGCACAAATTGTAGGATACACCCCCAATCTATCTGA
- a CDS encoding outer membrane beta-barrel family protein — MKAQIVGYTPNLSDKFRSAPSTNVADIAIKTSAVIKEVTVTGKKPYIEKKADRTVLNIENSATASAESAYEVLKKAPNINIDKDDNININGKQGVTVMINDRPTQLSGTDLANYLKGLQGSEIEKVEIINNPPSRYDAAGNTGIINIRTKRNFKPGFNGSINGGITYNGQVGGSGGINLNLRSGKTNVYASYNPGTYPGDNDIELKRKIFYNNQSWLLDQKNRIEWRYNANSFKTGVDYDINKKNTIGIMVSGYANSMDNSTSGTTNFLSNKPTADSSIYSNNPTDGTFRNMSYNFNYKSILDTTGKELNVDVDYARFDNNSDARNETYYYDATGIAIRDPKLLKSESPSDITIKSAKADYVHPFNKIFRLEAGAKVSAVETDNNLNYYIIQNSSETFDPSRSNHFVYKEDIAAGYLSLSYDKNSTSIKGGLRVEHTSSNGNSITMNKVVDRSYVDFFPTFFVQQKINENNTIGLSYNRRIDRPRYRDLNPFRFYLDEYTFMEGNPFLDPQYTNNISVNHSWKNMIFTEFTYTNTQDVMVQIVEQNDETKVGKQTMKNLESLNSFSLTNSINVSPTQWWRSNNNITAYYNSYKKADSNLDQTNSKLSVNISSSNSFILPKKYTLELMAFYQSPLAYGMFQIEDMYSINLGIQKSFMDGKARVKVSFDDIFNTMRNKASANYDNIHVWSHTKWSSQRIGINFSYRFGKTNMKPSRQRRSGLEDESNRVGSGRQ, encoded by the coding sequence ATGAAAGCACAAATTGTAGGATACACCCCCAATCTATCTGATAAGTTTAGAAGCGCACCAAGTACAAACGTTGCTGATATAGCCATTAAAACATCTGCCGTAATCAAGGAGGTAACCGTTACAGGGAAAAAACCATACATCGAAAAAAAGGCTGATAGGACTGTGCTAAATATCGAAAATAGCGCAACAGCTTCAGCCGAATCGGCTTACGAGGTTTTGAAAAAAGCGCCAAACATCAATATCGACAAGGACGACAACATAAACATCAACGGAAAGCAGGGTGTTACCGTTATGATTAACGACCGCCCTACACAACTCTCAGGAACCGATTTGGCCAACTACCTAAAGGGGCTTCAGGGTTCTGAAATTGAGAAGGTGGAGATCATCAACAATCCTCCATCACGCTACGATGCTGCTGGTAATACGGGCATAATCAACATTAGAACGAAGCGAAACTTTAAGCCAGGTTTTAATGGCAGCATCAATGGCGGAATTACCTACAATGGTCAAGTAGGTGGCTCTGGTGGCATCAACCTTAATCTTCGCAGCGGGAAAACCAACGTTTATGCCAGCTACAATCCAGGAACATATCCTGGCGATAACGACATCGAATTAAAAAGAAAAATCTTCTACAACAACCAATCGTGGTTATTAGACCAAAAGAACAGGATTGAATGGAGATACAATGCAAACAGCTTTAAAACCGGCGTTGACTACGACATTAACAAGAAGAATACCATTGGCATAATGGTTAGCGGCTATGCCAATAGCATGGACAACTCAACAAGCGGCACAACCAACTTCTTAAGCAATAAGCCTACTGCCGATTCGTCTATTTATAGCAATAATCCAACCGATGGTACATTTAGGAATATGAGCTACAACTTCAACTACAAGTCGATCTTGGATACAACAGGAAAAGAGCTTAATGTAGATGTAGACTATGCTCGCTTTGACAACAACTCGGATGCAAGAAACGAAACCTACTACTATGATGCAACCGGAATTGCAATAAGAGACCCTAAGCTGCTTAAGAGCGAATCGCCTTCCGATATCACCATTAAGTCGGCTAAAGCAGACTACGTACATCCATTCAACAAAATATTCCGCCTTGAAGCAGGTGCAAAGGTTAGCGCTGTAGAAACCGACAACAATCTAAATTACTACATAATACAGAATAGTAGCGAAACATTTGATCCAAGCCGCTCTAACCATTTTGTATACAAAGAGGATATTGCAGCGGGTTACCTGAGCCTCTCCTACGATAAAAACAGCACCAGCATTAAGGGAGGCTTGCGCGTTGAGCACACATCCAGCAACGGAAACTCGATAACGATGAACAAGGTGGTTGACCGCTCGTATGTTGACTTCTTCCCTACGTTCTTCGTTCAGCAAAAGATCAACGAGAATAATACTATTGGTTTAAGCTACAATAGGCGTATCGACCGTCCTCGTTACCGAGACCTTAATCCGTTCCGTTTCTACTTGGATGAGTATACCTTCATGGAAGGGAATCCGTTCCTCGATCCCCAATACACCAACAACATCTCAGTAAACCATTCGTGGAAAAACATGATCTTTACCGAGTTCACCTATACCAACACTCAGGATGTAATGGTACAGATTGTGGAGCAAAACGACGAAACAAAAGTTGGTAAGCAAACCATGAAAAATCTTGAAAGTTTAAACTCTTTCTCGCTTACGAATAGCATTAACGTTAGTCCTACCCAATGGTGGCGAAGCAACAACAACATTACGGCCTACTACAATAGCTACAAGAAAGCGGATAGCAACCTAGATCAAACCAACAGCAAGCTTTCGGTAAACATTTCGTCGTCCAACAGCTTTATACTTCCAAAGAAGTATACGCTCGAGCTAATGGCTTTTTACCAGTCGCCACTAGCCTATGGGATGTTCCAAATTGAGGACATGTACTCAATTAACCTTGGCATCCAAAAATCTTTTATGGATGGAAAGGCTCGTGTAAAAGTATCGTTTGATGATATTTTCAATACGATGAGGAATAAAGCCTCTGCCAACTACGACAACATCCATGTATGGTCGCATACCAAATGGAGCTCGCAAAGAATTGGCATCAACTTCTCGTATCGTTTTGGAAAAACAAACATGAAGCCATCGCGCCAGCGCCGTTCAGGACTCGAAGATGAAAGCAACCGCGTAGGTAGCGGACGCCAATAA